The DNA region CGGGCGGTTCCGGCAACTGCACGACGGGCGGGACGACCTTCTTCCAGCCCGTTCGTGAGGCCGTCAACGCCTACGGCGTGACCGTCTACTGATCCACCGCTCCGCTGGTCGAGCCCCTCACGGGACTCGACCAGCGGTCGGCTCAGACCGCGACCGGAATCAGGGCCGAGTCCGCCGACTCCTTGATGAGTCGGGCGTACGCATCGAAGAGCCGCTGCTCGGAGAGGCGCTGCCGGTTGCGGAAGATGCGCTCGAAGTGCTCCTCGCGCTGGGCGAAGGCGACCTTCCAGGTCTCGGCCATCTCGGCCGGGTCGAAGGACGCCACCAGGCGCGGGTCGCCGACCATCGCCGGGGCGTCGCCGACGGGCGTGGTCACCGGGACCGCGCCGCAGGCCATCCCCTCGAGCAGGCACAGCGGGGCGGCCTCGCCGAACGCCGAGGTGAGCGTGATCAGGTCGGCGGCGTTGTAGAGCGGCGCCATCTGGCTCTGGATCCCGAGGGCGTGCAGGTTGGTCTCCAGGGCCGGCCACGCGCCGAGCTCCTCGGCCACGAGCTCCGCGAAGGCGGGGTTGTCCGCGGTCATCCCGGCGCCGCACATGACGAGGTGGGCGTCGGGGTGCTCCTGGACGAACCGGCGCGCGGCACGGACGAAGAGCGGGATGTTCTTCATCTCGTCGAAGCGGGCCGCGATCATCACGACCGGCTCCTCACCCTTCACGCCGAGCTCGGCGCGCTTGCTCGCCCGCAGGTCGGCGTCGGTGCGGAACTTGTGGAGGTCCACGCCGTTCGGGAAGACCGGCAGCCGCTCCAGCGGGATGCCGGTCGCCTCGTGGTAGGCGCGCTGCGTCGACTCCGCGCAGCACACCGCCGCGGTCAGCAGCCCTGCCCGGTCGAGGTCGATGAGCTCCTGTACGCCGGCCCCCTGGTGCTCCGGGTCGGAGCGGTGCAGGCAGGTGATCAGCGGAGTGCCCGACGTGCCGACCTTGCCCAGCACCGTGAGCGGCTGCTCCTTGAGGGAGAGCACGACGTCCGCCTTCGCCACCGACTGCGCCACCCGCTTGAGCTGGCTGGCGGTGATCGGCCCCGTCGGCGTACGCCGCAGCGCCCGTACCGGCACGCCGGCCGAGGTCAGACGGCGGTAGGAGTTGTCCGAGGAGATCCGTTGGGCGGTGAACTCGCGTTGGACACGGTCGCTGAGGCTCAGCACGCTGTGCTGCTGAGGCGTGGTGGCATCGAGCGCGCGGACGACGGCGGTGTGCAGGATCCGGGCGCCGCCGGCGAAGAAACCTTCGTACAGGGAGAGGACGGACGGGCCGTCCTCGAGGTATGCCACGTTAGACATGTCGACCTCACTAGTCCGCAGGGCAGCATCGCCCGAGCGTTGGAGTTGGTGGGGCTACGGCAGAGATATGCGGCTTTGCAGGTGATCGTCGCTGATCGAGCGTCAGCCAGCGGGCCCGTTTTGAACGAGTTCAGGGCAACGGTGGGCACCTTCGGCACC from Nocardioides luteus includes:
- a CDS encoding glycosyltransferase, producing MSNVAYLEDGPSVLSLYEGFFAGGARILHTAVVRALDATTPQQHSVLSLSDRVQREFTAQRISSDNSYRRLTSAGVPVRALRRTPTGPITASQLKRVAQSVAKADVVLSLKEQPLTVLGKVGTSGTPLITCLHRSDPEHQGAGVQELIDLDRAGLLTAAVCCAESTQRAYHEATGIPLERLPVFPNGVDLHKFRTDADLRASKRAELGVKGEEPVVMIAARFDEMKNIPLFVRAARRFVQEHPDAHLVMCGAGMTADNPAFAELVAEELGAWPALETNLHALGIQSQMAPLYNAADLITLTSAFGEAAPLCLLEGMACGAVPVTTPVGDAPAMVGDPRLVASFDPAEMAETWKVAFAQREEHFERIFRNRQRLSEQRLFDAYARLIKESADSALIPVAV